Part of the Bradyrhizobium sp. AZCC 1721 genome, CATGGGCGATCGGATCGGGCGACGAGCCTGACAGCAGGTTGACCTCGCCAACCGCCAGCCGCTTACCGAGTTTCAGCAGGCGCGCTGCGGCCAGCACGTCCTCTCCCGGCTGGCCCTTGCGCAGGAAATTGATGTTGAGATTGGTCGTTACCGCCAATCCCACCGGGCCGATCGCCGAGAGCAGCACCACATACATCGCGAAATCGGCCATCGCCATCAGGGTCGGCCCCGACACGGTGCCGCCGGGACGCAGCATGCGCTTGTCATAGCGCCGCCGCAGCAGGCAAGTCTCGCCGTCGGCGCTCTCGATGGTGATATCGCCATCGCTGAAGGCTTGCGGAAATTCCTCGCGGAGGAACTTCTCCAGCTCAGCCACGCTCATTTTCGCTGCCGCCATGCCACCTCTGCCCCTCGATTATGACTGCCTGTTACATTACGTTGTCATCAAAGCCAAAATGAAAATCTTGGAGTGGAAACCTCAGAGATGACCGCCCAAACTGCTCGCGCACCCACGCCGCAACCTCCGATCCTGCTGCAGGAAAATATCGGCAGCATCCGGGTGCTCACGCTCAACCGGCCGGCGGCGCGCAACAGCCTGTCGGAGGGGCTGATCGCCGAGCTGCACGGCGCGCTGAAGGAAGTCCACGACGACAACAGCGTGCGCGCCGTCGTCATCGCGGCCAACGGTCCGGCGTTCTCCGCGGGCCACGACATGAAGGAATTGACTGCGCGCCGTACCGATGCCGATCGCGGCCGCGCCTATTTCGCGCAGATCATGAACGCCTGCAGCGCGATGATGCAGGCTGTCGTGCACCTGCCGAAGCCCGTCGTCGCCGCCGTGCAGGGCATCGCGACCGCCGCTGGCTGCCAATTGGTGGCGAGCTGCGATCTCGCGGTCGCCTCCGAGGCGGCAGGCTTCGCGACCCCCGGCGTCGATATCGGCCTGTTCTGCTCGACCCCCATGGTGGCGCTGTCGCGCAACGTCCCGCGCAAGCAGGCGATGGAGATGCTGCTCACAGGTGAACCGATCTCGGCGACGACGGCGAAGAATATCGGCCTCATCAACCGCGTCGTTGCCGCCGGCACCGAGCGCGATGCGGCGATCGCGCTGGCGCAGAAAGTCGCGCTCAAATCCGCCTATACCGTCAAGCTCGGCAAGGAGGCTTTCTATCGTCAGGCCGAAATGAGCCTCGCTGAGGCCTATCGCTATGCGGCCGAAGTGATGACCGAGAACATGATGGCGCGCGACGCCGAGGAAGGCATCGGCGCCTTCATCGAGAAGCGTGAGCCGAAGTGGCAGGATAAATAGACGGCCCTTATCCTGAGGAGCCGCGAAGCGGCGTCTCGAAGGATAGAGGCCCGTCTGTGGCCTCATGGTTCGAGACGCGCGTTCCGCGCTCCTCACCATGAGGATCTGAGGAAATCAAATGAACCACGACGCCTACGACGACAATTATATCCGCGGCATCCTCAACTCCGTGAAATCGATCGCGATGGTCGGGGCCTCGCCGGTCAATGTGCGGCCGAGCTACTTCGCGTTCAAATATCTGGCGCAGCGTGGCTACGACATGATTCCGGTCAACCCCGGTCATGTCGGAAAGCAGCTACTCGACAAGCCTTTTGTCGCCTCGCTGTCAGATATCGGCCGTCCCGTCGACATGATCGACATCTTCCGCAGCTCCAGCCACATCATGCCTGTCGTCGACGAGGCCCTGACATTGTCGCCGTTGCCAAAAGTGATCTGGATGCAGCTCGGCGCGCGCGACGACGCGGCTGCCGCAAAAGCCGAGGCCGCCGGCATCAAGGTGGTGATGAACCGCTGCCCGAAGATCGAGTATGGTCGGCTGTCGTCGGAGATTTCATGGATGGGCGTCAATTCGCGCACGCTGAGCTCGAAGCGCGCGCCGATCCCGACGCAGGGCATGCGGCTGTCGCTGAACCGGATGAGCG contains:
- a CDS encoding PaaI family thioesterase, with product MAAAKMSVAELEKFLREEFPQAFSDGDITIESADGETCLLRRRYDKRMLRPGGTVSGPTLMAMADFAMYVVLLSAIGPVGLAVTTNLNINFLRKGQPGEDVLAAARLLKLGKRLAVGEVNLLSGSSPDPIAHVTATYSIPNT
- a CDS encoding enoyl-CoA hydratase, with the translated sequence MTAQTARAPTPQPPILLQENIGSIRVLTLNRPAARNSLSEGLIAELHGALKEVHDDNSVRAVVIAANGPAFSAGHDMKELTARRTDADRGRAYFAQIMNACSAMMQAVVHLPKPVVAAVQGIATAAGCQLVASCDLAVASEAAGFATPGVDIGLFCSTPMVALSRNVPRKQAMEMLLTGEPISATTAKNIGLINRVVAAGTERDAAIALAQKVALKSAYTVKLGKEAFYRQAEMSLAEAYRYAAEVMTENMMARDAEEGIGAFIEKREPKWQDK
- a CDS encoding CoA-binding protein, translating into MNHDAYDDNYIRGILNSVKSIAMVGASPVNVRPSYFAFKYLAQRGYDMIPVNPGHVGKQLLDKPFVASLSDIGRPVDMIDIFRSSSHIMPVVDEALTLSPLPKVIWMQLGARDDAAAAKAEAAGIKVVMNRCPKIEYGRLSSEISWMGVNSRTLSSKRAPIPTQGMRLSLNRMSVGGGATAASDRAAKNKGEPT